A stretch of the Pseudomonas sp. ACM7 genome encodes the following:
- a CDS encoding GGDEF domain-containing protein yields the protein MSQSETRATALALYPEDSREAAALLKQAVPLMVRHNIPPNPVHYALWYTYSKGQEPELNRHLDRVVKDFDCFPPESATKLFRDYIIRNELEEARAGQQQAINLVDDMERNVSRSVNGSANFQASLGHCMEMLAEPVDKRLPAILSELQQSTQVMQDQQELFLSQLHTAQNEIKSLRDKLERAQLAASLDGLTKVLNRATFTRLLEHALINTPHGVALVMLDIDHFKQFNDRYGHPLGDRVLEHVGQVLRNSIPPQALAARYGGEEFCVVLHECFDLTSAHTFAEQLRLKIQALRIKVRGTNEVLDTVTASFGVALAKAGDDVESLLIRADDALYQAKRSGRNRVN from the coding sequence ATGAGCCAATCAGAGACGCGTGCGACTGCCCTAGCGCTGTATCCAGAGGACTCCCGCGAGGCGGCGGCTCTGCTGAAGCAGGCCGTACCACTGATGGTGCGTCACAACATTCCACCAAATCCCGTGCACTATGCTCTCTGGTACACCTACAGCAAAGGTCAGGAGCCAGAGCTTAATCGCCATCTGGACAGGGTGGTCAAAGACTTCGACTGTTTCCCTCCAGAATCCGCTACGAAGCTTTTCCGCGACTACATCATTCGTAACGAATTGGAGGAGGCGCGCGCAGGGCAACAACAAGCGATCAATCTGGTTGACGACATGGAGCGTAATGTCTCGCGTAGCGTGAATGGCAGTGCCAACTTTCAAGCCAGTCTTGGTCATTGCATGGAAATGCTCGCGGAGCCGGTCGACAAGAGGTTGCCTGCCATTCTGAGCGAGCTGCAACAGAGCACCCAGGTCATGCAGGATCAGCAAGAGCTTTTCCTCTCCCAGCTGCACACAGCGCAAAATGAAATTAAGAGTCTGAGAGACAAGCTCGAGCGAGCCCAGCTGGCGGCATCTTTGGATGGGCTGACTAAGGTGTTGAACCGAGCTACCTTCACTCGCTTGCTGGAGCATGCATTGATCAACACGCCTCACGGGGTGGCATTGGTCATGCTGGATATCGATCATTTCAAGCAGTTCAATGACCGGTATGGCCATCCTTTGGGCGACCGGGTACTTGAGCATGTTGGTCAGGTGTTACGGAACTCAATCCCGCCTCAGGCCTTGGCGGCACGCTATGGTGGCGAAGAGTTCTGTGTAGTCCTGCACGAGTGTTTTGATCTCACCAGTGCTCATACATTTGCTGAGCAGCTGCGCTTAAAAATTCAGGCACTGCGGATCAAGGTTCGTGGCACGAATGAGGTGCTAGACACTGTAACTGCGTCCTTTGGTGTCGCCCTCGCCAAAGCAGGTGACGATGTGGAAAGCCTTCTGATTCGTGCCGATGATGCCCTCTACCAAGCCAAGCGCAGCGGGCGCAACCGAGTGAATTGA